In Streptomyces ambofaciens ATCC 23877, a single genomic region encodes these proteins:
- a CDS encoding bifunctional DNA primase/polymerase yields MSSARDVTLDATPHAAEVTSDGAAWLASASAYPRGMLAFWEERPAAPVVLPCGSAFDVVSAPAVFGRRMLDRMWDEGPGSGPVAEFRGRMLLFAAPGTAQRLPSLLGWEEWGARGRPGGRAGAVPPLLCHGAGDAVTVPAPAGPPARSGSRWLVAPDTRQPWLPGPEILLWAAVRAARAAVRISIFPSADQGAKVYDVSRRR; encoded by the coding sequence ATGAGCAGCGCACGCGATGTCACCCTCGACGCCACTCCCCACGCCGCGGAGGTCACCTCCGACGGCGCCGCCTGGCTGGCCTCGGCGAGCGCGTACCCGCGCGGCATGCTCGCGTTCTGGGAGGAGCGGCCCGCGGCCCCGGTCGTCCTGCCCTGCGGTTCCGCGTTCGACGTGGTGAGCGCCCCCGCGGTCTTCGGGCGCCGGATGCTGGACCGGATGTGGGACGAGGGCCCGGGTTCCGGCCCGGTCGCGGAGTTCCGGGGCCGGATGCTGCTGTTCGCCGCGCCGGGTACGGCCCAGCGGCTGCCGTCGCTGCTGGGGTGGGAGGAGTGGGGCGCCCGGGGCCGGCCGGGCGGACGTGCGGGTGCGGTGCCGCCGCTGCTGTGCCACGGCGCCGGGGACGCGGTGACCGTCCCGGCTCCGGCGGGCCCGCCCGCCCGGTCCGGTTCCCGCTGGCTGGTGGCTCCGGACACCCGGCAGCCGTGGCTGCCGGGCCCCGAGATCCTGCTCTGGGCGGCCGTGCGGGCGGCCCGCGCCGCCGTGCGTATTTCGATTTTTCCCTCCGCCGACCAGGGTGCTAAGGTCTACGACGTCAGCAGGCGCCGCTAG